The following nucleotide sequence is from Pseudobutyrivibrio ruminis HUN009.
ATTTTAAAGGTTGATATTAACAAATTGGCCCTTGAGAAAAACGGTGGGAAGCCGATAAAAGTAGTGGCTAATTTGCCATACTATATTACAACTCCAATTATCATGGGGTTATTTGAAAGTCATGTACCACTTGAGTCAATTACAATCATGATACAAAAAGAAGTGGCCGACAGAATGAAAACAGGACCTGGTTCCAAGGAATACGGAGCTTTGTCTTTGGCAGTTCAGTATTATTCAAATCCAGAGATAATATGTGAGGTTCCACCAAGTTGCTTTATGCCACAGCCAAAGGTATCAAGCACAGTAATATCGCTGAGATGTCACAACAATCCGCCAGTTGATTGTGACGAGAAGCTTTTATTCCAGATTATTAGAGCTTCGTTTAATCAGCGTAGAAAAACTTTATTGAACGGTCTTAGCAATGGGCTTCATTTTTCAAAGGAGCAAATTGCTGATGCTATAGAACAGTGTGGTTTCGTACCAACTGTACGAGGAGAGGCGCTATCGCTTGAAGATTTTGCCAAATTAACAAATGTATTAAAGCAGGCTTAGGAGATTAACGACTAGTAGGGAGAGCTTAATTAATGGATGTCCGTAGCTACAGCAGAGAAGTACAAATTCTCATAGGTGAAATACAAAAAAATAGAGGCAAGGACTCAGGAACAGTTTTATCAGCTTGCGATAAGCTTTTAGCTTACGGTAAGGGCATGAAGGACGATGCCCTTATTGGTTATGCTTATTTTTCAAAGGGCGAAACATACTATCTTCTAAACGACGCATCTAACTTCTATTCTCAGATGCTTTCTTGCATGGGACCTATGGAGCACGTAAAGGAATGGGGATACGTTGCCATGGCAAATAATATGCTAGGTATTGTTTCTCTAAATCGCGGTAATGCTCCATTCGCCCTAGATTATTTCATTAAAGCAATCAGCATTTGTGAGGATTATTCACTTCCAGATATTGAGTGGATGATTCACATGAATCTTGGTTCTCTGTATTTAAATATCGAAGAATATCAGAAATCCATTTCTCACACTGAAATTGCATATAGATATCTTCTAGATCACAAGAGCTTGGATGGTTTTACTGAAAGTTATACAGCCATCCTACTTGGCATGGGCCGAGCTTATTTGAATCTTGATAGAGAGGATAGATGTCTTGAAATCGAGAAGAAGCTTAGGACAGATTGTCTTCCATATTTGATGGAGATGGACAGAATAGTCATCTATTGCTATTTTGCACGAGTTCATCAGGCAATAGGTGAGGAAGAAGCAAGGGACTATTGGATTGAGATGGTAAATAAGCATGCCAGCACAAGCATGCCTATTTTGGATGTGTTTGATGATTTTTATGATTATCTACACATGCTTCTTAAAATCGAAAAATATGATGATTTCTTCAAAGCATATACAGTTCTTGATGATTTGACAAAACATACATCTATCAAAAACTTAGAAAGAAAGCTTCTTACATTAAAGATTCGTTACTACAGAAGGGTAGGCCAAATAGAAGAATATAAAATCGCTTCAGTTTTGTATTTCGAGTTATCAGAATTCATGGAACGAGAAAATCGCTTAATGGTCAGCAACATGATCGTTATGCGTAATTCGTATATGGAGCTTACACAAATCAATAAGAAAGTCGAAGAGAAGAATACATTCTTACAGAAACGTTCAGAGACAGACCCATTAACAGGAATGTATAATAGACTGAAGCTTAATGAGTATAGTGAGGAAGCCTTTGAAAAGGCCCTTATTAATAGATCTAGTATAGCAGTTGAAATCCTTGATATAGATTTCTTTAAGCAGTACAACGATAACTATGGACACCAGGAAGGTGATAATTGTATCAAGTTCATTGCCAATACCTTAATAGAAATGGCAAAAGAGGATGGCATTTTCACAGCAAGATATGGTGGAGATGAGTTCGTAGTTATCTATGAAGGTCTTTCCAAAGAAATGGTGGAGGCCAAAGCAAATGAATTAAGAGATCGAATATACCAGCAAAAGTGGGAGCATAAATTTTCTCTTACAGACAACATTGTTACCATTTCTCAAGGTATCTGTTATGGAATACCCGAAAGAGATGCAAGCATGTTTGGTTATCTTCAGGGCGCAGATAAAATGTTATACGAGGTTAAGCAGCAAAGCAGAAATGCAATTAAAATCTGCGATGCGACAGACTTAGTAGAACTAAAGGATGAATAAAAATGAAAACCATTAAAAAGATTTTTTTTGATGATGTTATCAGTCTAGTGAAGAATTTTTTCGCTCTTGTTATTGTGGTAGGAATATGTTTCTTGCCGGCGCTGTATGCATGGTTCAATATCTATTCTAACTGGGACCCATATGGCAACACAGGAGCGCTAAAGTTCGCAGCTATATCTTTGGACAAAGGATACACAGATGAAGAAGGTGAGTATCACAATCAAGGTGATACCATAATTGAAAATCTCCATGAAAATACCTCTGTGGATTGGCAGTTTGTCGATTCAGAGGAGGATGCTGTAAATGGAGTTTATAGCGGGGAGTATTATGCAGCAATTGTTGTAGATGAAGATTTCACATACAACATGTACAACGTTCTTACAGACGACGTCAAAAGACCGGTTCTACATTTCTATGAGAATCAAAAGAAGAATCCCGTAGCGACAAAAATTTCAGATACAGTAGCCCAGTCCTTGCAGAACAACATTAATGTGGCATTTACAGAAGTTGTTGTAAGCAAGGTATTTTCTAGTGCTTCAGATGTGTCAGAAGATTTGCAGGAAAAGGGCGGAGTAGACGAAATCGTAAACAAGCTTGAAAGCCTTAGCGCAGATTTAACCACATATCAAAATGCTATGACAACAATCATAGAAAATGATGCGCAGTTGAAGGCTTCCTTAGAGGCGGCAGAGCAGGATGCAACAAACGTCAAGAATCAGGCAGAGCAGAGTGCTAAGTCTCTTGAAACAGCTGGTAATATCACAGACAAGACTGATACAACAATTAATTCTTATTCACAAACTGTAGAAAGAGCACTGACACAGATAGAAGTTAAAGCGGCTTCTATGAATGAAAAACTTGATACAGCAAAGCTAAGCAATGATGCAACAGAAGTAGCAAGAAGCCTTAAAGGGGCTATGCTTGACACTTTAGAGATGGCTGACGTAGCTATATATCTTCCAGGTAAACTGAACGATACAGAAGTAAATACAGCAAAAGAAGAATTCAATAATGCTGTTAATGGAATACTAGACGCCTATAACGAATTGACAAATGGTATTCCTGAGCAGATGATACCAGCGAATTTGAAAGATATGGTAGCAAAGATACAGTCAGTCCAGACTGCTATAAATTCGATTGATCCATCTTCAACAGAATACCAAAATCAGGTAGCAGCAGCTGACAAAGCTATCAAAGAAGCAATAGATGCATTAAATAATGTTAATGAAGAAGAATTAGTATCAGCTGGTACAGAGAATCTTAAGTCAGCAGCTACTAACGCAAGAACAAAAGGTGAAGAGCTAAACAAAACAATATCAGGCCCACTTAGAGAAAAGGTTGATGAAGGTTTATCGTCTCTTGAGGGAATGCTCTATGATTCAAGTGCAATACTCAATACAGTTGGTGAAACATTTGGAAACTTGGTTGTAATGTTTGATGCAATTGGAAACACAGTAGATTGTGCAGATACAAGCTTACAAAAAACAAGTGAAGCTATTGTTTATGTAAACGGAAGACTAATCGATGCAATAGCTGAGATTGAAGAAGCTGGATCGGCAGATAAGATTCAGGTTTTGGTAAATGCATTATCTGGTGACCCGGAAGTATATGGAAAGTTCTTCTCAACACCAGTGGAAATGAAAACAGAAGCTGTATACCCTATCGAGAATTATGGTTCGGCAGTAGCTCCATTCTATTCAACATTGGCATTCTGGGTAGGCGCCTTAATTCTAACAGCTATTATTAAGATTAAGCCAGATAAGAATAGATATCCAGAGGCGTCTGAAAGACAACTATATTTCGGAAGATATGTCTTATACTGGGTGCTTGGACAGATTCAGTCGGTGATTATTGTATTAGGAGACATATTCCTATTGCATGTGCAGTGCTTACATCCATGGCTATTCTTATTAGCCGGATCTGTAATTGCCACCACATTTACCATCCTTATCTATTCACTTGTTACAACTTGGGGTGATGCAGGAAAAGCACTTGCAGTAGTACTTGTAGTTATTCAGATTGCAGGAAGCTCGGGAACATATCCTATTGAACTTTTACCAGAGTTCTTTAGAAAGGTTTATATATTCTTCCCATTCCCATATGCAATCAATTCAATTAGAGAATGCTTGTGTGGAACATATGAGTGTGACTATCTAAAATATTTAGGCACATTGGTTATATTTATGGGAGTATCCCTTGTAATAGGTCTTTTGGTACGAATTCCATTTGAAAAGCTCAATCACTATATGGAGGAGCGAATGGAAGATACCGAAATGATGTAGGAGGCAGTTTTGGGAAAAGAAAAAGAAATCGTTTATGAGAAGTTCATGGATTTGCAGCAGCAGGTTCATCAACGGAATCAGAAAAAGATTAAAGTTGGATTAAAAGTAAATATTTTATTACCCCTTGTTTTCTTAGTAATAAGCTTTATCTCAGATAGATCAAAGCTAGTATTCTTAGTACTTTGGATTGTTTCGTTATTTGGAATAGCCTTCTATCTGCTTTATGTAGAATACATGGATTTTGAACTCCAAGAACAGTTAAAAGAACTTGGAATTATGGAAAAAGAAGCTGAAGCTCAGGTTCTTATAGGTGAGGAAGTTATTCAAAGCATTGATGAAATCAACAATGCTAAAAACGAAATGGTAAAGGATATTAAGGATTTAAGAAAAGAGATTAAAACTGATATTCAATCAATGGGAGACAAGCTGAAAAGATGAAAAACGTTATTAAGATTATCGTTTCAGACATAAAAAGATTATCCACAAACGTAGTCGCTATGGTTGTTATCATAGGACTTACAGTAATACCATGCCTTTATGCTTGGTTTAATATATTGTCCAATTGGGATCCTTATGGGGAAAGCGCTACCACAAATCTACAAGTAGCGGTTGCTTCTTCTGATGAAGGAATCATGATTGGTAGTGTGGAATTAAATGTTGGAGACATTATCATAAGTAATCTAAAAGAAAATACAACTATTGGCTGGGTATTCACAGATACCGCTCAAGATGCCGTTAATGGAGTTTATTCAGGTGATTACTATGCGGCTCTTGTCATTGACGAAGAGTTCAGTTCCAACATGATAAGTTTCTTAAGTGGAGATATTGAAAATCCAATAATTACTTATTATGAAAACGAAAAGAAAAATGCCATTGCACCAAAAATCACAGCAAAGGTAAAGACCACTATTGAGCGAGAGGTTGACCATGCTTTTGTAAGTACTGTGGCAGAATCACTCTTAAAGGGTGGCGAATATTTTGCAACATTGGATGAAGAGGGAAACATTACCGGTGCAGGTATTAATAAGCTTGAGCAACTTGATTCAGACTTAAATGGAATGATTACTATTTTGGATTCATATATTGCACTTATGGATTCAACTGAAAGTATATCAGAGGCTGGAGAAGCAATCACAGATAGCGCCGATACCATCACAGAACTGGCAGGCACAATGGCTGAGGAATCACAAGGCAAAGCAGCCGGTGTCAAAGATGATGTTGAACAAGGGAAGAAAAAAGTAGATCGAAAAGTAGAGAATCTGAATGAAAAATTAAGCTCAGTAGATTCAGATGTAAATACCTTAAATGAAAAAGTAGCAGGATTAAGCCTGGATGTAAATGTTGACTATGAGCAGATGCAGCAATCTGTAGAAAAGATTCAGGAAATGTGGGGAACTGAGGAAGATGGTTTATATCAGTTGCTGTTAACTGTTGATGCTCCTGATACGGAAGAGGGAGCCTTAGCTAAAGAAGCAATTACAGAATATGCTAATGTATTAAATGATTTAATTGCAGGACTAGATGAAGATGTGGCAAATATACAATCAGCCACTACAAAGGGCGAAGAAGATTTCAATGCAGCTAAAAACACATTAGTAAATAATGTGGCGGGAATACTTGCTTGTACCAAAAATATTAGAGGTCAGTACAGTTCATTGTCATCTGTGGGCCAGGAAGCTATCGATGCAGGATCAAAGGCAGTTGAAGAAGTAGAAAAGCTTATTAATTACAATGCAACAAGTATCGATTTGGTAGCTGATAACTTAGATAATTATGCTGTGATTATGGAGCAGTCTAAGGATTCTCTTGTAAAATCAAGAGATGAAGCTGTGGAAATGGAAAGCCAGCTAGCAGCACTGATAGCTGAGATAAAAGCAATTGGCCAAAACGAAGCATACCAAAAGGTAATGGAATTACTTCAGTCAGACCCAGATTTGCTGTCTGATTTTATTAGCAGTCCGGTAGATATTTCTGATGAGTATATTTACCCAGTGGAAAATAATGGTTCAATGACAGCGCCATTTTACATTGTCCTTTCTATTTGGGTTGGTGCACTTATTATGTCTACCATCCTAAAGACAACTGTAAAGGACACAACAGGAATGAACAATATTAAAAACTGGCAATGTTTCCTAGGCAGATTTTTTACAACATTTGTGATTGGACAGATACAAACAATCATTACAGTTCTTGGTGCGTTTTTGTTTGTTGGAATACAATGTGAGCATCCATTCTATTTCTGGCTGGCATGCGCATGGACATCATTGATTTATTCATTGTTGTTATATTCATTTGCATATTCATTTGGAAATGTAGGTGAAGCGTTATCAGTAGTATTAATGGTTATACAGGTTGCCGGTGCCGGCGGAACATTCCCAATCGAAGTACTTCCAAAGGTTTTCCAGGTGCTTTACAAGTTTATGCCATTTAACTATTCAATGAATGCACTTAGAGAGTGCATCGCAGGATTCTATAAACATACATATAGAAACTGCATGTTAACGCTTATCATCTATGGATTAATTGCGGTATTTATAGGTGTTACACTTTATCATCCATTTAAAATATTAAATGAAAAAATTGAGAAAAGTAAAGAAAAATCAGGTATATTAATATAAAATGAGGGCAGGATAATCCTGCCCTTTTGTTTTTAAAGGAGGTTTGCATGAGAGATATTGGATGGGTTAAAGATTCGGTTTTTTATCATATTTATCCATTGGGGGCTTTTGGCTGTCCCAGAGAGAATAAGGGAGAAGAAACTGCAGGACATCGCATTTTACAGCTAATTGATTGGATACCTCATTTAAAAGAAATCGGCGTTAATGCTTTGTATCTAGGGCCTATTATGGAATCAGGGACCCACGGGTATGATACCTGGGATTACTATAAAATCGACAGCCGATTGGGAACAAATGATGATTTTAAAAGAGTTGTTAAAGCTTGTCACGACAATGATATTAAGGTGGTTCTCGATGGTGTCTTCAATCATGTTGGTAGGGGACATATTGCATTCAAGGATGTATTAGAAAAGAGAGAAAATTCAACCTACAAAGACTGGATTGCTGGTTTAAATCTGTCTGGAAATAACTGGCATGGAGACGGTTTGTCCTATGAATGCTGGTCAGGTGCAGAAGAGTTGGTAAAGTTGAATCATTGGTGCAACGATGTGGATAACCACATTTTAAATGCCGTAGGCATGTGGATAGATGATTTCAAGATAGATGGCTTGCGACTTGATGCAGCAGACTGCATAGAGAGAAGCTTTTTTAATAGGCTTAAGAACTTCACTGAAGAGAGGGCATCGAATTTCTGGCTCATGGGCGAGATAATCCATGGAGACTATAATATTTATGTTAACGAAAACATGCTAGATGCAGTGACAAATTATGAATGTTGGAAGGGAATATATTCAAGCCACAACGATCATAATTATTTCGAAATAAACTATGCTATGAAGCGTCAGTGGGGCCAGGGTGGCCTCTATGTTGGCAAATATTTATACAACTTTGTAGACAATCATGATGTTAACAGGATATATAATCTGTTGACTGATAAGGCCAATATCTATCCTGTTTACACTCTTTTATTCACA
It contains:
- the rsmA gene encoding 16S rRNA (adenine(1518)-N(6)/adenine(1519)-N(6))-dimethyltransferase RsmA, whose product is MAYLSNPTYTRAVLEAHGFSFQKKYGQNFLIDGNVLDNIIDAAGITKDDFVLEIGPGIGTMTQRLCEEAREVVAVEIDKTLIPILDDTLSTYKNWTVINQDILKVDINKLALEKNGGKPIKVVANLPYYITTPIIMGLFESHVPLESITIMIQKEVADRMKTGPGSKEYGALSLAVQYYSNPEIICEVPPSCFMPQPKVSSTVISLRCHNNPPVDCDEKLLFQIIRASFNQRRKTLLNGLSNGLHFSKEQIADAIEQCGFVPTVRGEALSLEDFAKLTNVLKQA
- a CDS encoding GGDEF domain-containing protein: MDVRSYSREVQILIGEIQKNRGKDSGTVLSACDKLLAYGKGMKDDALIGYAYFSKGETYYLLNDASNFYSQMLSCMGPMEHVKEWGYVAMANNMLGIVSLNRGNAPFALDYFIKAISICEDYSLPDIEWMIHMNLGSLYLNIEEYQKSISHTEIAYRYLLDHKSLDGFTESYTAILLGMGRAYLNLDREDRCLEIEKKLRTDCLPYLMEMDRIVIYCYFARVHQAIGEEEARDYWIEMVNKHASTSMPILDVFDDFYDYLHMLLKIEKYDDFFKAYTVLDDLTKHTSIKNLERKLLTLKIRYYRRVGQIEEYKIASVLYFELSEFMERENRLMVSNMIVMRNSYMELTQINKKVEEKNTFLQKRSETDPLTGMYNRLKLNEYSEEAFEKALINRSSIAVEILDIDFFKQYNDNYGHQEGDNCIKFIANTLIEMAKEDGIFTARYGGDEFVVIYEGLSKEMVEAKANELRDRIYQQKWEHKFSLTDNIVTISQGICYGIPERDASMFGYLQGADKMLYEVKQQSRNAIKICDATDLVELKDE
- a CDS encoding alpha-amylase family glycosyl hydrolase, with protein sequence MRDIGWVKDSVFYHIYPLGAFGCPRENKGEETAGHRILQLIDWIPHLKEIGVNALYLGPIMESGTHGYDTWDYYKIDSRLGTNDDFKRVVKACHDNDIKVVLDGVFNHVGRGHIAFKDVLEKRENSTYKDWIAGLNLSGNNWHGDGLSYECWSGAEELVKLNHWCNDVDNHILNAVGMWIDDFKIDGLRLDAADCIERSFFNRLKNFTEERASNFWLMGEIIHGDYNIYVNENMLDAVTNYECWKGIYSSHNDHNYFEINYAMKRQWGQGGLYVGKYLYNFVDNHDVNRIYNLLTDKANIYPVYTLLFTMPGIPSIYYGSEWAIEGDKKSGDGDYALRPEIDPSKMSNPDLIDHIKTLAEIRKSSNPLKQGVYEEVQVKNETLVFARVWNDEYVIVALNNTAEEKQIVFDYRGQHYDFVLEPHGSKILK
- a CDS encoding YhgE/Pip domain-containing protein — encoded protein: MKNVIKIIVSDIKRLSTNVVAMVVIIGLTVIPCLYAWFNILSNWDPYGESATTNLQVAVASSDEGIMIGSVELNVGDIIISNLKENTTIGWVFTDTAQDAVNGVYSGDYYAALVIDEEFSSNMISFLSGDIENPIITYYENEKKNAIAPKITAKVKTTIEREVDHAFVSTVAESLLKGGEYFATLDEEGNITGAGINKLEQLDSDLNGMITILDSYIALMDSTESISEAGEAITDSADTITELAGTMAEESQGKAAGVKDDVEQGKKKVDRKVENLNEKLSSVDSDVNTLNEKVAGLSLDVNVDYEQMQQSVEKIQEMWGTEEDGLYQLLLTVDAPDTEEGALAKEAITEYANVLNDLIAGLDEDVANIQSATTKGEEDFNAAKNTLVNNVAGILACTKNIRGQYSSLSSVGQEAIDAGSKAVEEVEKLINYNATSIDLVADNLDNYAVIMEQSKDSLVKSRDEAVEMESQLAALIAEIKAIGQNEAYQKVMELLQSDPDLLSDFISSPVDISDEYIYPVENNGSMTAPFYIVLSIWVGALIMSTILKTTVKDTTGMNNIKNWQCFLGRFFTTFVIGQIQTIITVLGAFLFVGIQCEHPFYFWLACAWTSLIYSLLLYSFAYSFGNVGEALSVVLMVIQVAGAGGTFPIEVLPKVFQVLYKFMPFNYSMNALRECIAGFYKHTYRNCMLTLIIYGLIAVFIGVTLYHPFKILNEKIEKSKEKSGILI
- a CDS encoding YhgE/Pip domain-containing protein — translated: MKTIKKIFFDDVISLVKNFFALVIVVGICFLPALYAWFNIYSNWDPYGNTGALKFAAISLDKGYTDEEGEYHNQGDTIIENLHENTSVDWQFVDSEEDAVNGVYSGEYYAAIVVDEDFTYNMYNVLTDDVKRPVLHFYENQKKNPVATKISDTVAQSLQNNINVAFTEVVVSKVFSSASDVSEDLQEKGGVDEIVNKLESLSADLTTYQNAMTTIIENDAQLKASLEAAEQDATNVKNQAEQSAKSLETAGNITDKTDTTINSYSQTVERALTQIEVKAASMNEKLDTAKLSNDATEVARSLKGAMLDTLEMADVAIYLPGKLNDTEVNTAKEEFNNAVNGILDAYNELTNGIPEQMIPANLKDMVAKIQSVQTAINSIDPSSTEYQNQVAAADKAIKEAIDALNNVNEEELVSAGTENLKSAATNARTKGEELNKTISGPLREKVDEGLSSLEGMLYDSSAILNTVGETFGNLVVMFDAIGNTVDCADTSLQKTSEAIVYVNGRLIDAIAEIEEAGSADKIQVLVNALSGDPEVYGKFFSTPVEMKTEAVYPIENYGSAVAPFYSTLAFWVGALILTAIIKIKPDKNRYPEASERQLYFGRYVLYWVLGQIQSVIIVLGDIFLLHVQCLHPWLFLLAGSVIATTFTILIYSLVTTWGDAGKALAVVLVVIQIAGSSGTYPIELLPEFFRKVYIFFPFPYAINSIRECLCGTYECDYLKYLGTLVIFMGVSLVIGLLVRIPFEKLNHYMEERMEDTEMM